The Populus nigra chromosome 19, ddPopNigr1.1, whole genome shotgun sequence genome includes a window with the following:
- the LOC133680224 gene encoding AT-hook motif nuclear-localized protein 7-like — protein sequence MIVSDQTPIITTTKDHDPPGNQVVHKVATGGSDHTLEPNNLGGGGTGCSGGSGSESVVENTLKRKRGRPRKYDVGANLVSSPPLSPPPGLSSSLSSCEKRVRGRPRGSGKLQLLASLGGFAAETAGGSFTPHVVPVHTGEDIVTKLLAFSQKGARAVCILSATGVVSSVIMRQPGSSGGILRYDGPFEILSLSGSFTFSETGGSNRKNGMLSISLAKPNGRVFGGGVAGSLIAAGPIQLIIASFKQNIGKEIKRRQSADPPTAPSLLANPDMVRVPTQIAGTTDAEDKCTTPTSALSEPRNEEAGSTIISNQQANTGSQNSSGQNVLQSQQPIPDQTVPPDANAGDPRL from the exons ATGATAGTCTCTGATCAGACTCCtattataacaacaacaaaggACCATGACCCACCAGGCAACCAGGTGGTGCACAAGGTGGCAACAGGTGGTAGTGATCATACTCTAGAGCCAAACAACCTTGGTGGTGGTGGAACAGGCTGCTCTGGAGGGTCAGGCTCAGAGAGTGTTGTTGAAAACAccttgaaaagaaagagagggagacCTAGGAAGTATGATGTGGGTGCAAACCTAGTATCATCACCGCCTCTGTCTCCGCCACCGggcctttcttcttctctttcgaGTTGCGAGAAACGGGTTAGAGGGAGGCCTCGTGGTTCTGGTAAACTTCAACTCTTGGCTTCCCTTG GTGGTTTTGCAGCAGAAACAGCAGGAGGAAGCTTCACCCCTCATGTAGTGCCCGTGCATACTGGAGAG GATATTGTTACCAAGTTACTAGCATTTTCTCAAAAGGGTGCTCGAGCAGTTTGCATTCTTTCAGCTACTGGTGTTGTCTCGAGCGTTATTATGCGCCAGCCTGGTTCTTCTGGGGGGATTTTGAGATATGAT gGCCCCTTTGAAATTCTATCTCTATCTGGATCATTCACTTTCAGCGAAACAGGAGGTTCGAATCGCAAAAATGGCATGCTAAGTATTTCCCTAGCTAAACCTAATGGCCGGGTTTTTGGTGGTGGTGTTGCAGGCTCTTTAATCGCAGCTGGCCCTATTCAA CTCATTATTGCCAGTTTCAAGCAGAACATCGGCAAGGAAATTAAGAGGAGGCAATCAGCTGACCCTCCTACAGCTCCCAGTCTGCTTGCCAACCCCGATATGGTAAGGGTTCCCACACAAATTGCTGGAACCACAGATGCAGAAGATAAGTGCACTACACCGACATCTGCACTTTCAGAACCAAGAAATGAAGAAGCAGGTAGCACAATCATTTCAAACCAACAAGCAAATACTGGTTCTCAAAACAGTAGTGGTCAAAATGTCTTGCAGTCCCAACAGCCCATTCCAGACCAAACAGTACCTCCAGATGCCAATGCTGGAGACCCCCGGTTATGA
- the LOC133679260 gene encoding E3 ubiquitin-protein ligase RSL1-like: protein MEMESGVLTEQRREIEEAKTLNSDLDLAFNLQMQEAMTASLSILNHPPSTVSPSSSSTPKNEEAKAEAEAEDFDCCSTFFLEDIVRLDQERKDREESENLMREMREDLDRRMHDQKVASEIMNIPDEEWEEYGDDYEDPFENGERVSFFKVYSKGVESEERIRDIKAIVGGIGVAICDSKDNLIFEVSKGIDVGAEGSSSNKSCAGVSVELQALIEGLNAAFALDLKNLTFFVDHSMLYQYVTGAVQPQNGKISTLVNQVSLLQKKFADCKPSLVACSDVKFAFRFAKDAIVSQITWPAENSKGKRKLKETCVICYEDTDVDQIFSVDGCFHRYCFPCMKQHVEVKLLQGTMAKCPHEGCKSEVSIETCGEFLDPKLVEIMSQRKKEASIAVTEKVYCPYPRCSALMSKREVLEYTNSSFVGGEKSGARKCVKCHFFFCINCRVPWHYNMTCYDYKRSKPHPRTEDKMLDSLAKRKLWRQCVMCKNMVELAEGCYHITCRCGYEFCYTCGAKWKNKKPTCSCPIWDERNIIRDGRRR from the exons ATGGAGATGGAGTCTGGAGTGCTGACGGAGCAACGCCGCGAAATCGAAGAGGCCAAAACCTTAAACTCTGATCTCGACTTGGCATTCAATCTCCAAATGCAAGAAGCGATGACAGCCTCCCTTTCCATCCTCAATCATCCTCCCTCAACGGTCTCGCCATCTTCCTCCTCCACTCCCAAAAACGAAGAAGcaaaagcagaagcagaagcagaagattTCGACTGCTGCTCGACTTTTTTCCTGGAGGATATTGTGAGGCTGGATCAAGAACGCAAGGACCGTGAAGAAAGTGAGAATCTAatgagagaaatgagagaagatCTGGACCGTCGAATGCACGATCAAAAAGTCGCTAGCGAAATCATGAACATCCCTGACGAAGAATGGGAGGAATACGGAGATGATTACGAAGACCCGTTCGAGAATGGAGAGAGGGTTAGTTTTTTCAAGGTGTATAGCAAGGGAGTGGAGAGTGAAGAGAGGATCAGGGATATAAAGGCAATTGTGGGTGGAATAGGAGTTGCCATTTGTGATTCCAAggataatttgatttttgaagttAGCAAGGGTATAGATGTTGGTGCAGAAGGCAGTAGTAGTAATAAGAGTTGTGCAGGGGTTTCAGTGGAGCTCCAGGCTTTGATTGAAGGGTTAAATGCTGCTTTTGCTTTGGATTTGAAAAACCTCACCTTCTTTGTTGACCACTCTATGCTCTACCAATAT GTTACTGGTGCTGTTCAACCACAAAATGGTAAGATTTCGACCTTGGTGAATCAGGTGTCTCTTCTTCAGAAAAAGTTTGCAGATTGTAAGCCGTCCCTTGTAGCATGCTCTGATGTCAAGTTTGCATTTAGATTTGCAAAAGACGCTATAGTTTCTCAGATCACTTGGCCTGCAGAAAATAGCAAAGGCAAAAGGAAACTGAAAGAGACTTGTGTAATATGCTATGAAGATACAGATGTAGATCAGATATTCTCAGTTGATGGCTGTTTTCATAGATATTGCTTTCCCTGTATGAAACAGCATGTTGAAGTGAAGTTACTTCAAGGGACAATGGCTAAATGTCCTCATGAAGGCTGTAAATCTGAAGTTAGTATTGAGACTTGTGGGGAATTCCTGGACCCaaaattagttgagataatGAGCCAAAGGAAAAAGGAAGCTTCTATTGCTGTTACAGAGAAAGTTTACTGTCCATATCCAAGATGCTCTGCATTAATGTCAAAACGTGAGGTTTTGGAATATACAAATTCTTCATTTGTTGGTGGTGAAAAATCTGGAGCCAGGAAATGTGTAAAATGTCATTTCTTTTTCTGCATCAACTGCAGAGTTCCATGGCACTACAATATGACCTGTTATGATTATAAAAGATCAAAACCTCATCCCCGCACGGAAGATAAGATGCTTGATAGTCTTGCAAAAAGAAAACTTTGGCGCCAATGTGTGATGTGCAAAAATATGGTGGAACTTGCTGAAGGCTGCTATCATATCACTTGCAG ATGTGGATACGAGTTCTGTTATACCTGTGGAGCTAAGTGGAAGAACAAGAAACCTACATGTAGCTGTCCGATCTGGGATGAGAGAAACATCATTCGCGATGGGAGAAGGCGATGA